atgtagggaccaaaagggaTGACGATTTCAAAACTCAACAATCAAATTGGCTCCCAAATTGAAAATATCCTTGAACTAAAGGGACAAAAAGGTATTTTTGCCTTGCACCTTTTACGTCGTAATTATTGCTGCTAGTTGTGGTTATAGGACCAtaaacacaaacaagaaatagaTAAGAGGAACAATAGTGAAGTACGAAAATTTCAACAGAATCCCCGGAGCTGCAGCAGCTCACCACTAATGTGATGATTTATTACCACCTACTTGGTGAAACATACCACAGCCGAATAAATAGAGGTGGAACAAAATTGCAAGTATTCTTTAAGCATAATGAAGAACTGTACATCCAGAGACAGCAGCGAAATACATCAAACAGAGATACTAGGCCTGGATTCATTTTTTGGCAAATTCAAAGATGGtagcaaaaaataaactttGCCGAAgcagaaaaagaaattgaacaAGTAACTCTTAGCAAAGATGATCCATCTCACTAACTGCATGAAAAGGAGGAAATAATGTTTATACAATTCTCATAATTGTGTTCATCAGAATGGAGGCTTCCTATGGGCAACTAATGAAATGTGGCTTCCAAACAACGAAAAATTCAACAACCATGGCTACCCATATTTGCAGCAGTAGATATAATCTTACAAAACCAAACTCTAAAAATACTGCATAATTGAACAGGGGAAAAACTGATAAATAGGTAACTAAATATCCAACCCCCTGCTTATGaaataattatcttttaaaCAATActtaaagaggaaaaaagagagaagggacATTTTTGCCAACACAAAATTACAATGGCTATCTCAGAACTTGGTTAAGCTTATATCCCAGGTCAAAGGGAAAAATTGTGAGATTGGTTAAGCTTATATCCCTTCTAAACTAGGGTATGCAATTTGGACAATCAAATTGGGTCAAGTCGGATCTTGGGAGGAATAGACCCACCACCATCAGTTTTTGGAGGGAGGCCCGCCGTATACCTATGAAGTCATCAGATCGAGCGGCAGGCAGATTGGGAGGGTTGGGCAGGCAGGTGGCTTGGACAGCCCTAAGTGAAACAAAGACCAAAACTAGTAACCAGTAGAACAAAGATCGAGTCTGGACTAGGAGTTTTGGTTGTGGAGGCGTCCAATCATGTCCAAGGAGTCGATGATGGGTTTCTTTGCCCATAGATCATCGCTTTGGATTTCTAGATTTTTGTACCGagttatttttggatttattgtGATTTAGAATGTAAAATCTAGTTATTGATTTTGCTAGTGGGTGTTTTAATATCTGTATATTAGGATTTTTGCTGTTGTAAAAGTGAGATTGATATCACTTTGTGAGGCCTCCTAGTTATGTTCTAACCTGAAACAATTATAACATATTCAGATGGTGTTGATTTTCTTTGAAGTTATCACGGGCTTGAAAGTCAATGTTGGCAAAAGTGAGATTGTTCCAAAAGGTAAGGTAAGGAATTTGAATGCTCTGGCTAGTGTTTTGTGTTGTAAAATGGGCAGCCTGCCCATGGCTTACTTGGGTATGCCTCTTAGGGCTCATTTAAGGCCTTCTCGATATGGAACCCTATCATATAAATAATGGAGAGGAGTCTTGAAAACGTTTAAATTTGTCAAAGGTGGCAAACTGACTTTATTAAGAAGTACTCTCTCGAGTCTTCCAACCTATTATTTATCCTTGCTTACCATCCCTTAATCTATGGCGACTAGATTAGAAATTATTCAAAGGAATTTCCTATGGGGGACATCTAAGGATGAATTCAAATATCCTTTAGTCGCATGGAAAAAGGTTTGTTTGCTAGTAGAGGCAAGTGGTTTGGGGATCCGGAGGATTGGGTTGTTTAACCAAGCCTTGCTTGGAAAGTGATTATGGTATTTTGGGATTGAAGTCAATTTCTTATGGCATCAGGTAATAGCGAAATTAGAAGGAGATGGTGCACTAGAATTGTTAGGACACATGGCTGTGGGATGTGGAAGAATATTAGGGCAGGTGCAAAGAATTTAGAAACTCTCTCTGGATGTATTGTATGCGGTGGGAGCAGGTCATCGTATTCGGTTTTGGTACAATCCTTGGAGTGGGCACCCTCCTCTAAAGGATCTTTATCCCGACCTTTTTGCTTGCTCTGTTCTAAAAATGCTTGGATTTCTGATTTGATTATTTCTTCATCAGAAAGGGGGAGGTAGAGGCTGGAGTATACATTTCTACAGAGCCTTTCATAACTGTGTGTTGGAGGAAGTGTAtactttctttgagtttcttTATTCCAAATGCCAAGCGGTGAGAGTGATAATAATTTGACTTGACAGTTGTCACGGAATGGTGTTTTTGATGTGCACTCTTATTATAACTCTTTGTCTGGTCCTCTTATTGCTTCTTTCCCTTGGAAGAACATTTGGTGTGTAAAGGTACCTAAAAGggtgtctttctttttatagACAATAGCTTGGGGTAGGATTCTCACCATTGATAATCTTGTTAAAAAGGGATTGCTCTTACTTAATTGGTGTTACTTGTGTCGTTGTGATGGGTAAACTGTGGATCATCTTTTGCTCCACTGTGAGTTTGCTCATGTGTTGTGGAGTGAAGTTATCCTGATGTTAGGGGTTCAATGGGTGATGCCAAAGACAATCACATCTCTTCTATTTGCATGGAGGAATTGGTTGAGaaaaattcttcaaatatttggaatttggtacTAGCTTTCTAATGTGGTTAATTTGGCAGAAGCACAATACTCATACATTTAAAGATATGAAGATATGAGAGACCTTTAGATCTTTTGAAATCTTTGCTAATTGGGACTTTGTTTACGTTGTCTTGAATTTGGGGTTTTACACAATgtagttcaattttttatttccatctTTCTGTTCTTATTGATTTGCTTGTAATTGCTTCAAGTACTTTGTGTTCTTCATTGTGAAcacaaagtattttttttttcttcaataaaacttctattacttatcaaaaaaaaaaagaagtgagtTCTTGGTTTTCCAAAACATGAAAGAgcttttttcgtttttttcttttctttgtattCTTCCAattatgaacaaaaataaaataaaataaaatgatttaaaaaaataataatttatggattttttttaattttacaaaattccaaaaaaataaaataaaaataaaacacaaaactacaTCATTTTTTGGTAGTTAACGAAACCCACATAACTGAATTAGACGgaaggactaaattgaaaaaagttaaaagtcagataattgaattgaattttagaaGTTAGCATGTCATTTgtaatttagcaaaaaaaatttaaacttgtggaaaaaaaaagggtaaagggGGATTGGCTTTTATTGGAATGAAGcttaaacataaataatatattaaaaaaattaggaagAGGCAAGTGAAACAAAACACAAGTATAGCAAACTAACCTAAAATGAGCTGTACTTAACCATAACCATAAAACGGTGCAAACACTAACCTCCCCACGATTTACATGTAATCCAAACTAAACCATGAAGAAAGAACCGATAGTAGTTTGGCGAAGAACCTTTGAACTCCGATCAAGGCCATGGGAAGCAACCTATCAAGCAAAATATCCATgacagagagaaaaataaataaatgaaagaaatttgAACAGAAGGCACCCCTCTCCCCCAAACCCCACCCCACCCACCACTTCCCCGCCCCAATAAAAGATtgtaaacaataaaataaaaagcttaaGTTACTAAGTGTTTATGCTTGGTACTTGCACCATTGTTGGAAATGTCAGATATATAAAACAACACAAAAGATTCTTTCCCAACCTAAAATGaggatttttaaatttagagagagagagagagagaatttctttcttcacCATATAAGTTAGAGCAGCATAGCGTTCCTCGTTCAAATATAATGGCTTTCCTCTATGCATTTGAATATCCTGCAAtatggaaaaattaaaattataagaGAAGTGCGCATAAGTAGCATAAAGCCTCTAAATATAATTTCATACACACATAAAAGGCCCAATTTACAACAAAAGTAGCAGAAGGCTACAAAACTTCAAACAACTAAACAAGAACTTCATTTTTCAGCAGTAGTATCTAAGACCCCTGGAAATCCTGACTAAGTAAATTGATATTCAATACAAATATTGCAGAATTTTCATGAAATTAGGAAAATGTCTAACAGTTATATATCTTTCCATGGGCAAGCAACTAAATTGGTTTGAATTAGCAAGtgaatttttaagaataaatcaAAACCGCATAGGTAGATAAGTTTTAAAACTTCCACATCCAATCAAAAGGGAGCATTATTGTTATAAAGACTCTTTTGGTTAGgaattaaaacccaaaaaaaaaaaaaaaaaaaaaaaaaaattgagggagaaaaatgaagagacttagaacccaaaaaaataccTTTTGAGGTAGAAAAATGAGCAGAAGAAACCTAAAGTTTTATTTAGTACgtcaaaacaaaaagaaagcaaCAGAAGCAAGACATATATACCTCTTCACCAAAATCATCCAAGTAGGGTGATGGCCAAGGAGCTTGACGTGCAGATCTCTGTAGCAGGATTGTTGTTCTCTAGCATAACAAAGAGTATCATTTATCAGTTGCcagagagaagaaaaggaaaaaaacaaaccaCCCTCTAGGTAAGAGAGAACTCAAACTGAAATAAAACATATGAGAAACAATTTAGGACTCCCGAAACAAACTATATTGATGCATGTAAAGCATACTCTGATCAAAAGGAACACTCCAGTGCCAGCACCACAGGCCATTGCATGAGTTTGGCATCCACTTTGGCTTCAgaagaaataaacaaattatcaaatttccaGTTAGTAGTTGAAACATAAGCATCTAAACAACTTGAGATTAAATCAAAAACATGAACTGTGAAAAAGTTTGATTTGATGTCCTGTGACATTGAGATCAGAAGTGTGTGTATGTGcatttttgagaaacattatAGGTAACAGTGACTGCAAGGATGGGTGGAACAAGAACCTGCAGCATGGCTTCCAACTTGGAGAGCATAATCTACCACACAGGAGGCATAATGCAGGCTCATCAAGGACAGCTTTGCAGTCAGGGCAACGCTGTTTTATGAACCTGATAAagcataaatattttataatgtagattttctagaaaaaaaagtGCCTTAAGTACTCACATCTGACGTGGAACAGTAAAACAAACCTCTGCAAGATTTCCTGGTAAACATGGGGAAGATGCATTAACTTAAAGGGAACTGCAGGTGTTATGTGCATGACACGTCCAAAATTACGAACTTCAAACTCCTTGCGGAAGTGATGGGACCATTTCAAAACAAGAGACCGCACACCTTCACTCTTCAGAACAACATCCAGTGAGGGAATCGTAAACATGGTTTCTAACCGTTGAACTTCATTGAGCTCAACAAGAGAAGAACCATCAGTGATATCCATCATATCATTGATGGCAAGAGATGATCTATCAAACATATTGTCCCTCTCACAGAATGGTGCTCGGGCAGAAGAATTAAGTAGCTTCCACAGCAATGCACATCTCCGCAAATAAGGGAAACTCAAGCTACGAATTGTATCCTTCATATTACTAGAAGGGCCAACATAGTTTGAAACAAAATATTGTTGGACATATCCAAAGTCCCCTAAAACTTTGGAAATGTCAGAAATCAAGGAATCATTAATTCCTCGTTCATTCGACTTGCCTTGATTTATTCCACAATATGTAATTATAGCCTGCATTTCAATTATCAGGATCAGAAACTACTAATGGAAAATTGAAATTACTGATGTAAAGAATTAAGTGACATTGACACACCTGCGCTATAGAGACAACATAGAAGACATGCACAAGGGATAGCAAGGATTCTTCGCATGATAAAAATGGGTATGGAAGACAAAACAGAACCCACATCAATGATGAGAAAGGGTCACGAGAGAGGACAGGACCAGAAGCTCGATTCCAAAATTGAATATCAGAATTTGATTCTTCCATTGCAACTTGATTCAAGATACGCATCATATTACCTGTGAAGCATAGCAACGGTAATACCACTTATAAAGTGTATAAAATCTATCAAAAGGTATCATAAAGAATTGACAATCAACTtccaagaaaatgaaaataaataaattctctGGGCAAGCATTATGTCAACACATCATGAAGTGCCACCCTTTTTCAAGCaaattgtttcattaattacaaagaaaaagaaccgTGTTAACAGCCGCAATGCTCATCTTGGacgtacttttttttcttttttcttttttggggggtggggggggggggttgttggGGGCTAAGGCATTTGTTTTttacctacttttttttttttttggataggtaattAGATGTTTTATTGCAAAGAGCCTTCTTAAtgtaaaaatgacaaaattccTGCAGAAACAAAGGGCATATTACTGTTTTTACCAACTCATGATTGTAGCAAGTTGCCTTATCATATAAAGCAACACATCACACTGGTTTTCATTCAATCAGCCTCATTTATGTAAATCCATTTTAAAGCCTATTCTAAAAAAGCCAACCAGCTACTGTATCACCCCTTTAAAGAGGGTATGCTAATTCAAGGTGAGAGATTGCGGCAAGGGCCGCTCTTTTTTCCTCACAAATGTTTCACTCCCTTAGTGTGAGATGATATTTTATGACTTCcggatttttttcatttgaaccATCTCCATCTTCATGATTCGGAAGAGCTAACAATCCTGGGTCTTGTATCGTGTGCGGCCTATTTCGTTCTAAGAAAGAGACTTCCTTGAGCTCTGCAGCAGTAGCTGGGAGTACGTTAATCATCATAAACAAGTAGCCTTGGCACATTCAACAACAAAGCCATGGCATCATTCAACATGTGCGAAATTAATGCTTGGATATTAGAATTAGCTTTGTCCCCTTAAAGATAGGGATAActcctattgatgaaaagatgagagtaatttgagatggtttggtcatgtCCAGAGGAGAACGATTAATTCACTGGTAAGAAAGAGTTGATCCAAGCTAAGGGAATTaaaaaaggtagaggaagaccCAAATTAACTTGATACTAATAATACTTGGGATTTATTGTATAAAAggatgttttatatttttgagatgGATCACCTAAAACAGGGAGTCAGTTAGACGGACAGAGGAAGACCCAAATTAACATTAgcataagtaataaaaaaagactCCACAATTAAGGAAGTGATAGTGAGTATGACCTCAAATATAATAGAATAGGGAAAAAGTATACACGTTGCCAAACCTAACTAATCTGTTAAGGATTCATAGCCAACTccaaaaatttgggattaagTGATGCAGGAGCATCTACATCATGACATTCTCATTTGCATGGATCAGTTAGAATTTAGGCATGTTAATTGTTGTATTCAAATTGGAATTGATTGTAACTCTTAGGTACATGTGGGTGAGCTGGCATTTAGTTAGAATCAGCTAAGCTTCAGTTTGTTGTAAGCTTGAGGTAGTTGCAGCTGTAACTAACTCTTTTGCAGAAGTTAATTACAGTTCCAACTATCAAGCAAAGCCTGGCAACTTGAATTAGTTAGTATAAATAGTGTTAGTAATGATTTGTAATTCAGATTTGATAAATGAGAATTTTACTCAGCTTTGAATGATAAATTTCAAAGAAATACTCTTCTCTGCAGAGGTGTCTCCACCTATAAGCCACTCTAATCAACTCTCACTTCTTTCTAAATCCAAGCCTAAACACATAGCCCTTATCTACCTGCATCATTAAGGCTTGTTGTATTAGAATTAGCTTTGGAGCACCTTTTATATATCCTCAGTGGTTTAAATGTCaggaaattctgaaattttctGGTTTCTTTACAGGGGATGTACTAGTAGTCTATTGGGtcttattttgagttttattaaataaatgggTTTTTATTTGTTAGATTAGTTATTTAGTTTGGGCTTTAGTAGTAAAAGACCAAGGAAACCAAGTCTTATTAAGGTTCAAGAAGTCCAAGTTCTATACGTGTgctgcctatatatatatatatggatgtaAGGGTTTCTATTGGAGTAATAACACATTTATGGAGAATTCAGTAACTATTCCTCTTGAGGATTGTGTAATGCAACCCTTTCCAATTCCAAGATGTGATGCTGAAAAACCCTAGTTCGTTctatttttcattgaaatttctAGTGAGCTCTCACCAAATTTTCAACCAACATTAGATCTGGATTTGCATCTATTCATACCCTAAAATTTTAACCCTTGAAAACCTAAAACACCCATGCATCAAATAGCTCTCCAAAATCCTCAAAACACTATTCATAGGTACTGTTCATAATCCTGGAACGGTCCCTAAATCCTATAACAAGTTGCTTCCAGAACTTATAATTAAATTTGGGCAGTGGCTGGATGGAGAAAGGCCAATCCCcgcatcccccccccccccggcgggCGGTCTTTACTTTCTTGCCTACTCTGCAaacaagagaagaaaaaaaaagcaatttacTCCATTTCCCTTTCATCTTTATCCATCCTTCCTCTTCTCACTACAAAACACACTCACTGTGCACATGTTCTATGCCTGCCCTAATAAGTAACAAAAGCAAATATAAACTCCCTAGAAAGCTCAAAAGAAACATACAAAAGGAATTTTAACTCTCAAGGATAAGCAAGGGCACAGATGTAACAACTGTACCTTGTCCAAGCGTGCCACTTCCATGACCTACGGATATGCCGGAGCAAATAGACTCCGCAAAAAGCTGAGTGCCTATAAATCTTTGAAGCACGTGAATAGCATTCTTACTTCGGGTATTTTGGACAATTTTTAGCAACAAGGACAACATAAATCCTGTAGAAGATTTTAGTTCCCCATATATGGCACTTATACCATAATTTGGAGTCATTTGATTCCTTCCACAACGTGCAGCAATCTCCGTTGATATCAGGGAGTATTTAAGTGAATCCCACATAAGCATTGAGTGGCTTATCCTCGCAGACTCTGGCAACTTatcctgtttgtttggataaaagaTTTTTGAGAGCACCCGACAAACAGGCTCAAGATTTGGCAGCACTCTTCCATTTCTCCGCAGGGTGAAAACTTTAAGAATTTCACCCTTCCCAACCATATTGGCTGCAGATTGCAAGAGAGCCAAGGCTTGCTGAATGCGAAGAGAACCGATTTCTTCAGATGATGAGGTTGAAGGTCCAGCAGCAAGTGAGGAACTCAAAGTTGCACTTACAGGCTGCTTCTGAACCTCTTTAAAATCGGCAGGTAAAGCAGGCAAGACAGAATTTACAAGTCGGCGGCATACAGGGCAGAGGAACTCCCCCTGACAAAAAAGTACATGGCAcataaaaatgagaaataataaCCCATTTCCATTAACTACAGAGAATTAAAGACAGGAGGATTACCTGTTCTGGATCCACGATATGCCCTCCTTCAAAAACAATTCTTCTGACATATCTGGGTTAACAATATCAGAACATATCTTagatatttaaataaacaaacgCATTAAAGTCTCTCCTTCACAACACATAGGATGCAATAAACCCACAGATATCATTTCAATTTGTTTCAACATATCTACAGAATCACCAAAGATTTGacatatttcaattttcaacttcCCTCTTTCAAAGACAAGATATCCAGAGTTCAGACAAAAAGCAATCAGGAAGATCCATAATTCCAAATAGTAATAAATGTTGAATTTCCACTTTCCAGGGACTTACCTCTCCTTCACTGAAGATAAATAGCGATCAAGACATCCCTGATGCACAGCATGCCCACAGGAAGAAAGATGAACTCCATCACAATCTGTAGGTCCAAATCCATCATATGCTGGACACTTTGAAGTAGATTCTACAGAAGACTTATCCTTCTGAGCATCTTCAGACGCTGAAGGactttcttttgtctctttCAAAAGAGCAGCTATGTAATTTCTAAGCAAGACAGATTCAGCAACTCTGCTTCTTTCTAAGCCCCCTTCAGAAGTAGAAGGTTTATTGTCCTCCATAAAATTTGAATCCAGAATATTATCATGCACTTCTTTACGTATGGAGATGTACATATCTTGTTCCAATGTCTCAAAAGATTCGACTTCCTCAGGTTTCCCATAATAAGAAAATCCATCATCTGCATTCTGAACCAACTGTGCTGATGGGGAAGATGAAATCAAACCTGAACCATCTGAGGATGTGCTTATTCCAGAGTCATTAGTCACCTTGTCTGTAGCAATAGAAGCATGCTCCTTCTCTGACTGGTGAAATTGTTCCCATGATGGGGGACCTCTGTCAATGAAACTCACAAGCCTAGATTTCTTGTTCCAAGAACAAACAATATATCATCAATTCTTTACTCAAGATGCGAATGATATACATCAGCTCATATAGAGATATTATTCAAACCTAGTAAGGAACAGAAATAAGAAGAGACATGAAAGAGTTGCTAACCTGAAGAAGAATCAAGAATGATATGGGATTTTTGGAGTTGGGATCATgacaaagagagcaaacaactTGTGCAGACTCATCTGAATCATCTCTAACATCAGAGCTACTTAATTCTTGTCCAGATTTTGAACTTTCATCCACAGCAGAATCAATGCTTGCCAAAAACTTAGATTGCTCAGCTCTCATTTTTTCCTGCATGACAAACCCAGTAAGTTAACCCTTATCAGGGCAACACTTTATTTAGTGCAACGAAAGAATAACTGATACAGTCAGATCAGGGTAGGTTCAATTTTTCTACATAAAAAAGGTTCAAGAATTGTTGAGCAAAGTGTGACCGACCTAGGGTCAGCACAATAAGTGGTATACTCAGGTGAACAGACAACCAGATACACAATCACCTTTTACATCCAGGAAATTAGCCAATCAACAAAGTACGAAACAAGGAATTCTCCTACTGAATAAGGTATTCAAATCAAGCATCTCTGGCTAAACATGGGCACACACTTTAGTTTACCATGTTTCTGGCGAAGTTGCAGGAACAAATGTGCACAGAAGTAATAGAATGAATCTCACCAAAATAGCTGCCTGTCTCTCTCGTGCTTTTGCCTTGCGTTTCTCACCATCGGAAGCTGACCCTGGGATATTGGCATCACTACTAAAATTGGAATGTGTTTGATAACTGACCACTTCAGGTGCAAGTTGTTGCAATTTGGCCAAACATCCAGAATCAATATCAGCAAACTTCTTCAATATACTTTCAATCAGAGAAGAAAGGTTGCAACTGCCTGAGTCTGAAAAGTTGTCTGCGTTTTCTTTCTTATGCATCCTCATCAAGATAACAAGAAGTGACAACAAGCTTTGTTTAGCAGCATCATTCTCTAATCCCTTCCAGATTTCTTCGCCAGCATAAGCTAGGATGGGAACCAAACCTCCAGTAGAACATGACTGATCACTAGATTCTCTCTGCTGATAACAGATATCTAATGCTAACGATAGTAAATGCAATGCAGTAAGAAGAACACCATCAGGAGCACGTGATTCAGCACATTTATCAGTGAAAACAGCATAAAATAGCACTGCACGGATAATTTCAAGGACCACCTTACAAGTGGCTACTTTAGCTACCTCTTTGAGTGGAGGATAAATCTTAGTCCACCTGGGCAACTGACTGGTAAATGCAGAGACACTATAGAAGCGAAAGTATCTTTCTTCCGCACCTTGCAAATCCCGTGAGTTCCAACGAGGGTGGTATAAATCCAGTTCTTTCCAATATGTCCATCGCAGTGAGTACATACCctgtaatataaaaaatatcagGACTAGTGCATGTCAACTTAGGAAAACTAACAGGTAGTTTAGGTACTAAGGAAAACCTGATTAAACCCAGATGGACTGGAATATGTAGCAATGGTATCCAAAATTTCCTGAAGCTGGTTAAACTTAGAGAGGTCATGGGGGAGAGATTTCACCAATTGACTACGAGTGGCATCTCCAATGGCCAACTTACAAATTAACTCCCTTTTCAAACTTTCAGCTGTAGTTAGCCCAGAAAATCTCCGTTCTTTAACTATCTGTATAACAAGAGTGAGCATTTCCTGCACCAGAACTGGTTCATACCTGAAAACAAGTGTTCTttaagaaaagataaagaaatgCTACTGAATCAGATATGAACTCAGTCTTCCTATGACGCAACCTCTGAAGGTAACATCAAAAGGCTACACTCATGAGTAAAACTTCAAGATGATATTAAGAAAGAATACTATTCACCCAAATGTAAGAATATTGGGTAAACTGACCAATAACACTATGTTGACTTCAAcacataatagaaaaatatcTCCAAGGGAAACATTACAGGGGATATCTATATTTCACTAAAAGGTGCATGAACTGATGGTTCTAATAGACAATAGTCAGTCCATCAAAAGAAACATAGAACAAGACAGATAAAGTTGCAAGCTTGACAGCTAAAAATTGTAATATcatatagaaattaaaaaaatgagcaCATACTCGTTAGACCGTTCAAGATTCAGAGAAAGGTACTTTGACAGCCCAAAGCGTTCTAGAATTCTATTGACAAATAAGTCAGGTGGGGCCAACGCAGCACAG
The DNA window shown above is from Quercus lobata isolate SW786 chromosome 7, ValleyOak3.0 Primary Assembly, whole genome shotgun sequence and carries:
- the LOC115953024 gene encoding E3 ubiquitin-protein ligase PRT6 isoform X1, which codes for MDNMDIDSSFDTNTLKPPDQILRRLALIGVPEEVSDQPSLVAFVKDDKSRMLELVSAILPTDEEVWGALQDAKSGSRRSSISMKRRFRESMLWLQWLMFEGEPASALKNLSRMSSGQRGVCGAVWGNNDVAYRCRTCEHDPTCAICVPCFQNGDHTGHDYSIIYTGGGCCDCGDVTAWKREGFCSKHKGAEQIQPLPEEVANSVRPVLNALFICWKKKLLVAETIPQENPRAGDHISEQMRVANELTFVVVEMLLEFCKYSESLLSFVSRMVCSSLGLLQILVRAERFLKDDIVKKLYDLLLRLLGDPFFKYEFAKVFLSYYPTVVNEAIKMGNDNGSMNYSLQSTFSVQIFTVPTLTPRLVKEMNLLVMLLGCVGDIFAACAGEDGRLQIAKWANLYDTTIRVVEDIRFVLSHAVVSKYVTHDQKDISRTWMRLLAFVQGMNPQKRETGLHIEEDNENMLLPFALCHAIANIHSIFVDGAFSVSSSKEIDEIFSSTCNQDMGDGDSLRHAKVGHLSQESSACSALARTSKLAEVKSDTDFCLLIPPPVKWLINECLKAIENWLGVDNTSGAALNLFSPNTSSNPGSNFSAFKETLSKIKKGKYIFRRLASSSEDHGRQYSSHVHCGDMDFDSENGKRDTVACNSARSNDILMEVDTIDIDVLRVLSSSDWPNIIYDVSSQEISVHIPLHRLLSLLLQKALRRCFGESAVTNVTIGSSANLLSTSCIDFFAHVLGGCHPFGFSAFVMEHPLRVRVFCAEVHAGMWRKNGDAALLSWEWYRSVRWSEQGLELDLFLLQCCAALAPPDLFVNRILERFGLSKYLSLNLERSNETLVFRYEPVLVQEMLTLVIQIVKERRFSGLTTAESLKRELICKLAIGDATRSQLVKSLPHDLSKFNQLQEILDTIATYSSPSGFNQGMYSLRWTYWKELDLYHPRWNSRDLQGAEERYFRFYSVSAFTSQLPRWTKIYPPLKEVAKVATCKVVLEIIRAVLFYAVFTDKCAESRAPDGVLLTALHLLSLALDICYQQRESSDQSCSTGGLVPILAYAGEEIWKGLENDAAKQSLLSLLVILMRMHKKENADNFSDSGSCNLSSLIESILKKFADIDSGCLAKLQQLAPEVVSYQTHSNFSSDANIPGSASDGEKRKAKARERQAAILEKMRAEQSKFLASIDSAVDESSKSGQELSSSDVRDDSDESAQVVCSLCHDPNSKNPISFLILLQKSRLVSFIDRGPPSWEQFHQSEKEHASIATDKVTNDSGISTSSDGSGLISSSPSAQLVQNADDGFSYYGKPEEVESFETLEQDMYISIRKEVHDNILDSNFMEDNKPSTSEGGLERSRVAESVLLRNYIAALLKETKESPSASEDAQKDKSSVESTSKCPAYDGFGPTDCDGVHLSSCGHAVHQGCLDRYLSSVKERYVRRIVFEGGHIVDPEQGEFLCPVCRRLVNSVLPALPADFKEVQKQPVSATLSSSLAAGPSTSSSEEIGSLRIQQALALLQSAANMVGKGEILKVFTLRRNGRVLPNLEPVCRVLSKIFYPNKQDKLPESARISHSMLMWDSLKYSLISTEIAARCGRNQMTPNYGISAIYGELKSSTGFMLSLLLKIVQNTRSKNAIHVLQRFIGTQLFAESICSGISVGHGSGTLGQGNMMRILNQVAMEESNSDIQFWNRASGPVLSRDPFSSLMWVLFCLPYPFLSCEESLLSLVHVFYVVSIAQAIITYCGINQGKSNERGINDSLISDISKVLGDFGYVQQYFVSNYVGPSSNMKDTIRSLSFPYLRRCALLWKLLNSSARAPFCERDNMFDRSSLAINDMMDITDGSSLVELNEVQRLETMFTIPSLDVVLKSEGVRSLVLKWSHHFRKEFEVRNFGRVMHITPAVPFKLMHLPHVYQEILQRFIKQRCPDCKAVLDEPALCLLCGRLCSPSWKPCCSQSGCQTHAMACGAGTGVFLLIRRTTILLQRSARQAPWPSPYLDDFGEEDIQMHRGKPLYLNEERYAALTYMVASHGLDRSSKVLRQTTIGSFFMV